The DNA sequence GGCCTGCATCGTCAACATCTTGGGCGCTGCCATCGCTGGTGGAGCCATCAACATCGCCATGTTCATCGCGGgccgcatcatcatcggcattGGCGTCGGACTCGGACAGACTGCTGCTGGCACCTATGTTGCCGAGACGACTGCACCTTCAGTTCGCCCGACGGCCCTGGGGTTGTACTTTTCTTGCTGGGCCGTGGGTTCTCTACTTGCTGCTGGGATCTCGTATGGCGTGAGTAGAGAGATAGCTCCAAGACTTTGATTATGCGTGCTAACAAATGCGGACCTCCAGACCTCCGGCCTCGAACCCTCCAACTGGACATGGCGTATTCCATCTATCCTACAGGCGGCGCCTCCACTTGCCGTTCTCTGTCTCATCCCCTTTGTTCCAGAGTCTCCCCGATGGCTAGCATaccaagatcgacgagaagaagcgctAAAGGTCCTGGCAAGAGTCAATGGCGCCGATGAGCAGCACCCACAAGTGCAAACTCAGTACAGGGAAGTCATTGGCACTCTAGAATACGAGAAGAACGAGGGTCGAAGCGTCAGCATTGCAGATATGCTCAAGAACCGAGCGAACCGCAAGAGACTTCTTCTGGCCTTGTCTGTGGCGCCGCTTGCCATGTTGACCGGTTCAAACATAATCACGTAGGAGCTGGCCCAATCACACACCCACCATAGTGCTAACATCAAAACCTAGTTACTACTTTGGCAGCATGCTCACCCAGGCCGGCCTTGGCGACTCAGTCACACAACTCAAGGTCAACGTCTGCCTCTCCTCGTGGCAGCTGGTTGTTGCGGTCTGTGGATCCTTCATGGCCGAGAGACTTGGGCGCCGGTTCCTTGCTCTGTTCAGCTTGGGTCTCtgctccatcttcttctacCTGCTAGCAGGTCTGACTGCCAAGTTCGGGACTTCGCACAACCTGGCCGGTACTTACGGCACCATAGCCtgcatcttcctcttcctgggCGCGTATTCCTTTGGCATCACTCCTCTCACAGCCATGTATGCACCAGAGGTTCTGCCGTACAACATGCGCGCCAACGGAATTGCCATGCAGGGCATCCTGATCAAGTCGTGTGGAGTGCTAGTCACCATGGCCTTCCCTTACATGATGGAGGCTATTGGATGGAAGACGTACATTGTCAACGCGTCATGGAACATTTTGATGTGGCTTTACATCTACTTCCAGTGGGTTGAGACCAAGGGGCTGaccctggaggagattgatgtCTTGTTTGATGGCGAGATGCATGTCCATCAAGACCTGGATTTGGAGGCGGTCAAGAGTGGCGATGTTAAAACCCTTCATGTTGGTCAATGAGGGTCTTTGGCGCGGGATCTTGTGGCGGTATGGCGGAGGAGTAAATGTGTGTATACAAATCTGAATGGCAACAATAGTTTGGGTATCACATTAGCAGTTTTCTTCCCATGTCGATAGACCTAGGCAAACTTGGGCATCCTTGGCTCTTTGATCTGGTCGTGCAAGATAGGCTGAATGGACCAAGCTCTTATCAATAGGTCGTAATTGTGTCACAATAGGCATCAAGTCACTCAACTATGCAACATTTCTTTAAGGGCTCAAAGCTAAATCTAAGCTGGCGAGCAAAGGAGCCCTAAAAGTAAACCACGCGTTGCCTCCGTTTCATCTTACAATAGGTGCCACAGTCCTCATTCATGATTATTTACATGGGTCTCCATGCCAATCCCTGGGGCAAATGTTGGCTGTGCTGGGCAATGCTGATCCTTTGTTGGTGGCTGAGCTTGTTTTACCTCGCCTCTGCTGATCCAAGGCAGTCACCAAGATGCTCCCAATCAAGTGTCCCGGCGAATCTTTATCtgaagcaagccaaggctgtgcTTACACAACCCCAGAATAATCCCTGTCTGGTACGTCACAGAGTTCGGGGTAACAAGTCAGCAGCGTTGGTTTAATAAGACCCTTGGAGACGCCCTCTAAAGTGGATTCAAAGCCTTGAAGACATCAAGACTCAATCAtggcatctcctcctccgtaCTATCCCGACACCAATGCGCCAGCACCAACTGGAGCCGCACCCCCACAATACGAGAATGTAGCCTCAAGCTCCAGCCAACCGCTTGCGGCTCAAACCGATACACCAACCTTTCTTCTGGATGACTGTGTCGTGCTGGAGCAGTCCCGCAACCGGGTTCATTATGAGCTCGGCAATCCACTCGGAAACCCCACGACAGAACCTTGCAGCATCACAAAGCACTGCTATCCCCCCAATAACGAACCTTGCGAGAAGCCACCTCGCGTGCATCTGTACGATTTCCAAGACACGTGGAGCCAGATGGGGGGCGTCCACCTGGCCATTAACGGAAGAGCCGGCGAAGATCGTGCATACCCGGGGCTCTTTCTCGTCCAGGGGGTAGGTTCTGCCGCGTATCAGGTTGCAGGCCACTTCAAGGCGAGCCAGGGGGTCTTGGATCGaatcaagaacaagaaccAAATCGCTTGGGTGGACACCAAGGATCGGGTGGTTGGCGTTGAGTTCAAGCAGAGCCTCAACAAGGAGTCTGGCCAGACATCACCCCCCAAGTTTGAGGTCAAGGTCCCGCTAGATGAAAAGGAGCTTGATCTTTTGGTGACTTGCTGGTGTGCCAAGGTGTGGCACGAAGCTGGAAAGCCGCCAAAGGAGCCCATGTCGTGGCAGAAGTGTTAGTACCGACTCGTCCCCTGTTTGACCCCATCTGAGGCTAACCGTCACATCCCGCAGTCAAGCGAGTCGCCGGGGAAACTGTAGTGGCTACGGTTGGATCACAAGCCGGAGCCGGCGGGGTAATCAACCCATGATGAGATTCGAATGTTTGATAGGTGTTGTTTGCGATGGTGCCTCACATCGGACCGTTCCATCGGGAGTGTCAGCCACGCCTCCTTGTGCAGGTAGCAGTGTGGGGGCCTGTATGTGTCGAGCAGAGAACCGATAGATTGCATGAGTTTTAATCGATGTCTCCTTTCTCCTGCCCCTTCCCGTAGCGTTCTATGCACAGTCTAGCATGCAGTAGGTATCCCGTGACAAAGATGACATCTCCCCCGCTCGCTTGGAGACACATGGGGACGAGAGAGCCAAACGATTGGCTTATGTTTAACCAGATAGAAAATAGGGCGGATATGTGTCCATCGAGAACTCTTCTGGCTTAGCAATCGTGTTATTTGTCAGTGGTGTCATATAAGGCGGTTCACTGTGGATTCAACAAACAACCACCGTTTCCCTGTTGCCAACTGCAAAACCACAATCAGTCATCAATCAGTCTCCCAATAACAATCAATCAACACACGACTCATTGCCTGTCCCCTTATCGACCATGGTTTGAGTGGTGACCCTAGCCCCGGACTATGACCAAAGGCCGTTGTCGCCCACGCGGACTCCCCGATAAGCCAGCCACTCACGGGCCCACACTAGCTCGCGGAGACATTCCTCTTTGGAAAGCCGCTGTCGTGTGGTTTCAGTGGCCACTCTGCCCCCTCATTCTTCTGGATACAGAAGACCTCAGTTTGCTCCCCCCGGATAGTTTCTCTCTTTCGTCTGCAATGCAACAGGGGAACTtgcatcatcctcgtccgTCTGCTTCTTTCATACCTACGCAAACGACCCACTTGCCTATCTGGAATTCCCCTTCTGTCGACTCTTTGCCTTGAAGATGCCTAGGCAGAGCGGGACCAAGGTCGAGCGCACGCGCACCTTTACCGGATGCCGGACTTGTCGAAGCCGACATGCAAAGTGTGACGAAGGTATCGTCAATCGCGTCTCAACCTCATCACGCGACAAAGCTGACTTCCTGCTCTAGCTCAGCCAGAATGCGGTACCTGTCGGAGACTCGGACTCACATGCGGTGGATACGGAGCCCGCCTCTTCTGGATCACAGACGATGCAGTCCGGCCGGAGCTCCAGCAGAGCCATCGGGGATCCGAATACCGGTATCCACTCTTCTCCGGTAAGTCCTCCGGTCCCGGATATCCCAATGCCGAACCGGAAGCTGATGTTCCGCAGAGGTTGATCGCAGATTGATGAGTGCCGAATTGTCGGACAGCCTGGGCAAGCAGTCTGCCATGGACATCTTGGCCGATATTGACTCTGCGTGCGATAAGCTGGCTGGTGGAAACTCAGCCATGATCAAAGGCCCTTTCGGGGTTTTTCAATCAATCGAAGAGCCATCACCAGCCGATGTTCTGACATCCTCTCCGGATACCGAAAACTCGAATACAAACACATATCCTGATACCGACAGCTTCATCGAGGAGGTACAGCGGCACGACTGGCCCACCCATATCGGAGACGACCTTGATCTGTTTACCGGTCCTTTAGATCCAAGTCTTTCCCTCAACCCTGAAGAACCAACAGGCTCAGAACAAGTGCTTTTGCCGGACTCTACAATGAcaaacttcttcctcgataACTCCATGGGCGTTGAAGGCTTGGCACTCTTCAGCCCCAACTTTATATCCCAGGCAATGGAAATTGAAGCAGCTGGCCACGGAGACAGCCACGCGGACGATCATGGAGACAGCGCATTCAACCATTTAGAAAACGAAGTCATGCCGTGTCCCCGAGGACTACCACAAGCCAACGGAGGCCACTTGGGGCTTCCAGAAGAGGCAGAGCCATTGCTTCGCTACTACAAAAAACACGTGGCTGGCGAGAGAACGTCCATGCAAGCAAAACGCAAGTCACCATGGGAAATCATCTTTTTGCCCTGCGCCCTTGAGACATTCGCCGAGCTCTCTCTCTGGAATGAAGCCTCACATACGCGCTCAACCATATTCTATACTCTTCTTGCTCACAGCGCTCTCCAACTGCACCTGTCGAATAAGCCAAGCACGTTTTCTTGCGACTGGAAAGAGATTGGTATACGAAACCACGAGAGAGCTCAACATCACCTCCGCAATGCTCTACAACTCGAGATGTTTGGTCCCAAACAGGCGAACTACAAAGAGTTGCTGATGGCAATTCTTGGCATGGCAATGACTTCGGTTTGTTTATTCCCTCCGCTCTGTCATCAAATTCGCTAACAAGCTCTCCAGCTGCACAACGGCACCCGCGCTTTCCGCGTCTTCCTTCTCGATGCTGAGCGGCTCATTCGGCTTCGGGGCCTGATCAACCAAAATCCCTTCAAAACTCGTCTGTTGCATCACATGTACACCCATCTCCGGGTCATTGCAGAGAGCATATCATTGTGTGCCGATCCTCCTTCCGACACGTCCGACGAGAATAATACTCGTGACCTCACTCATGGCCGGACATTTCGAATCACCGAAGATGCTCTCAATATCGGCCTTGACCCAGCGCAAGAGAAGACAGATGAAATGGGATACAATGACATTCATCTCGAGATCCAGGGCCGGTGGAGTCATACACTATTCCCCGTCATCTACGGCATTCCAGAGTCTCTGATGACTCTTCTGTCACAGACAGTCTCCCTGTCCAACGAAAAGGCGCGTCTCGAAAATGTGGCTCGTTGCAACCCAGGAGTTTCGGTAGCCCTGGCGAGACACACAAAGACGCTTGAGAATAGAATATGGGCATGGACTCTGGCGCTCGACCCCCTGGGGCCTCCGAAACCAACTCGTCTAGATCAGGACCTAATGGCCCATCCTCAGGTCCGTTCGATGGCGCTGGCCATACACCAAGCCCTCATCATCTACTTTTACCGCCGGGTGTACGACATGAACGCCATGATCCTCCAAGACCTAGTCAAGAAGACGCTAGACTTCCTCGAGCCTTGCCTAGGCGAGTTGATTGGCGACCAAGACTTTGCAACCAGTCTCGCCTGGCCGGCGTTTGTTGCCGCTTGCGAGGCCGTGTCTCCTGATCTTCAAGAGCGAGCTCTCAAGTGCTTGTCGGTCACCGATGATAAGGGCATATACTTTACGCCCAAGCCGGCAAAGGTAATTGTACCGATGATATGGGATAAGCGAAAAGAGTCGGGAGACTGGACTACGAGCTGGCAAAGTCTTCTGTCGGATAGCTTACTATAAGATTCGTGAAATAATTCACCGGATAATATTCAATTGACATCAACTATCAGGTTCTATGGGCTGCTTACTATTCGAATATTGTGATCAGATTTTGAAGATTTATGAATTCATGTCTATTTTACTTTTTTACTTTAACTATTAAACCTTTTCCTTACTAGGTAATTTTACGCAAGAGGCACGCCGGCATCCTTCAGCAGACCAGCCAGCTCCGCCCGCTCAGCGTCAGcgaggagatggaagggCTTTCGCAGACCACCAGTCTTCCATCCTCGCAGCTCCATACCGGTCTTGACGGCAGGACCGTACTGGTGAGCCTCGAAGAACTTGCAGATGGGGAAGATCTTGGACCAGATCTCGCGTCCCTTCTTGAGGTCGTTCTCGACGGCGAGGGCGTTCCACAGCTGCACCGACAGCTCGGGCAAAACGTTGGTGGTGCCCCAGACGGATCCCTTGGCGCCGGCGGCAAGGCCGTAAAACGTAAGGGTGTCCCATCCGTTGAGGGCGGTAATGCTTCCGTGgtggtggaagaggaggtcGGTCAGGGCCGGGGCATTTCCGGACGTGTCCTTGAGGTACTTGACGCCCACCTCGGACAGGCTAGCGATTTCTGAGGGTGTCAAGCTGACGCCACTGGCGGCGGGGATGTTGTAGTACATGATGGGGAGGCCGCTGGCTTTGTGAATCTCGTCAAACATGTCCCGGAGCTGGGCCAGGCTGGGGGCGTCGTAGAAGGGGGGCACCACCATGAGGCTGGCGGCGCCAACCTTGGCGGCATGCTTGGCCAGATCGACGACACCGGCGGTGGTCAGGTCGCCGATTCCAGCGATGACGGGGACGCGGCCGGCAGCCGACTTGATGCACTGCTCGAGGACGGCCTTGCGCTCGTCGACGGTCAGGGCGGTAAACTCTCCGGTGCTGCCGCCAGGGACCAGGCCGTGGACGCCGGCATCAATCTGACGCTGGATGTGGACGTCGAGGGCAGAGAGGTCGACGGCCCCATCGGCGGTGAATGGGGTGATGAGGGCGACAAGGATGCCGGTGAGTTCCTTTTGGGGGGCCATTTTGGAGTCTGTAAGAAGAGATGGTTTATTGCTGGGATAgggagagatgagatgagagtacaacttgatgatgatggcgatgagaatAAAGAACAACTCGTCTGATCAAAGCATTCACATTGTCTATTATATGCGTATCCTTCTCCCCTCTGGAGGATTCCTTTCTACAAATCCGTATATACCCCGCGTTGTTGGTGTGGAGTGGGAAACTCTGTAAAGGGTCTTGCCTCTTCGAAATAGGTAGGTCTCCACGACGGGGTCGGCGAGGCCTGCCACGCGGCAACCTGCGGGAGCAGCGGCGAGAGGAGCCTCTTTTTCCGGGGTGATTGTGATGATTAGGGGGACTTTCCTGTTCTGAGGAGCGCTTATCAATGCGACAACTCTATTAATGGGCACGTGGACCGGAGGGCGATCCGTTTGTACAGGCAATCTCGCCATGGTGTTTGCCATTATCAGCATCTGGAAAGGATGATCCCGGCCTTTTTATCCCGGCTTCCACAGTGGTTCCAGAAGGAGACCCACGGTTCTAGGGGCTCATGTTCCACTGGGTTTCAGGGTCCAGGGTAGCTCTCACCGATAAGCTCAAGCTCATTACGTGAACGATTGatggcccttgaggatgatgctggGAAGAAATAGAGTATGTTCGGAGGTCTTTTTAATGGGGAACTTAATCCTGTATTCATGATATCGCTTGGAATAGAGCACTTACCATTTACAGATTGATTCTGTACATAGCTGAGATAAACCTGTCTAGGGTGTTAGATCACAATCGCACTGAAGAGATATTCACCCAAAACCACAAGAATTGTCAGTCAAGTAGTTTAACTCATggtttaaaaaaaaaaaaaaaaaaaacgacAAAATACTCTTTCGCAATCACCAAATATTACATATCAATTTTCAAGACAGCTATTGCTAAATAATAAACGCAATTCACGGGATAGAACGTAAACTGCGGTGCAGCAATCGTAATAATTAATGTATGCAATGCTTCAATTCTGCTTATACAATGCCATCAACCAAACTCCATGCCAATCAAACAGCTGGTATAAACTTTTTACAACTTGGCCAAAATACCCTCCGAGTTGAGAAACGCGAGATGACTTCTCGAAATGTCCTTGATCGTACGGCATCTAAGAAATCGTTAGTCAATTGAGCATTCAGCAGGGTCGATGGCATCATACCCGGCGAGCGCCATGGCAAGCTTGAACTCGTACATGAGAATCTTGAGAGCAAGCTCTACACCCTCTTGGCCGTTGTACTATCGAAATTGTCAGTATTCGTGAAGCGCATGCTTGTGAATTGGCACGTACTGCAAGGCCCCAGATGGGGATTCTGCCCACGAAGCAGTGGCTGGCTCCCATAGCGAGCGCCTTGAAGATGTCGGTACCTCGTCGGATGCCACCGTCAACAGCAACAGGAATCTTTCCATTGGCTGCGATGACACATTCTCGGAGTGCGTCGAGGGTCGCAGGGACACCGTCCAGCTGTCTACCACCGTGGTTCGACACGACGACACCGTCAAGACCGTACTTGATGGCCAGCTGGACATCCTCAGCGGCGTACACACCCTTGATCCAGAGCTGGAGCTTAGTGTGCTGGCGCAGCCAGGGAATGGCAGTGTCCCAGTCGAGCGACGGGTCAAAGTCATGCTTGCTCTGGGTCAGATCCTCGCTGGATCCGCTGAGTTCACTCTTGCCATCGGACAGCAAATTGGGCCAGGCCATATCGTCAGGGAGGACAAAGTTGTTGCGATATTCGTTTAATCGACGGCCGAGCATGGGGACATCCACAgagaggaagatggcctTGTATCCGGACGCTATGGCAAAAATTGTTAGACGCGATTGGGATGCGCGCGCAATTGAACTTGTACTCACCTTCAGCGCGTCGCAGCATCTGAAGTGTTGTCTCACGATCGCGCAAAACACAGAGCTGCATCACGTAAGGGTTCCCTGATCCTTGAGCAGCGACATCCTCAAGAGAGGCCGTCGCATATGAAGAGAGGCCCATGCAAATGCCAATCTTGGCGGCAGCTCGTGAGGTAGCAATCTCGCCATCGGGATGCGCTAGACGGTGCATTGCAGCCGGACTGAAGCCCAGAGGCAGCGCCGTCTTGCACCCAAAGATTTCGGTCGATATATCCACATtgtcgacgttgacgagAATGCGCGGCCGGATCTTGTACCTGTTATAGGCCTCTTCGTTGTCTCTCAATCTGCAGCGTGCCAATTGTAAGCCGTGGCACAAACACAAACACACATACGGATCAAATCATACGTAACCAGATCCATGGCACCTTCATTGAAGTAGTCTATGGTTACACAGTCAGCATGGGTCTGTCTGGCCTGTTCCTGGCCTGGGGATGCAGGGTGTAGCTACCCCGATACATCTTGGGGAGCTTCTTGCTGCCAAGGTCCTTGAGGTCCGCAATTGTGTGGACATGGGGATCCCATGAGACGCCTCGGTTAGCCATTGTAAAGGTATGGTAGTATCCAAAGGGTATCTTGGTCTTGAAAAGCAGAAAGAGATAGGGATTGACGACTTGACAATGCCGAAAAGCGACAGCAGCTCGAAGCCAGTCAAATAACTTTCATAGCTGACCAGAAATGACCTGGCCCCCCATACCCCAGCTTGCCCATGTTTGGGGAACATGCCTAAATCGATCAACGAATGCGTTCATGTGATCGATTGGCAAAAGAAACCCAGCAGTCTGGAAGCCTTATCTCGCCGGCGAGGCCTGCCTGTCTTGGAGGAATGAGGCTAACGGACGGCCGCTTCGGCCGATTCAGACCGCGCCGCTTCGGATCTTTGTAGGAAGGTGACCATCGGCAGCGGGCCAAGGTTTGTGGGGAAATGGGGGACTGCTTGTGCGGAGAACAAAGAACGGAGACCGCTAGAGGCCGGTCCGGGCCTCCGACTCCGGATCTTGAGGTTTGACAATCACAAGGTCAGCTCCGGACGTTTTGGAAAAATCACGGCGGTTTGACTTGCCTCATTCGACAAACATGACTTCTGAattcaagatgaagaaaaagaagaggtATTCGGCTTGAGAAACCAAACAATGATAAAGGCATCCGACTTCACGACTCCTTGCTTCTTCAGACACCAGACAAACTCAAccgtcaacctcgtcgcAGCCATGAAGTCCGCACGAGCTATTCGACGCATCCCTCGGTCTCTGACACCCCGAGTCACCTCGCGGTCTGCCcactccatcttcaaccgcCCTTCTCCAACTTCCCATGAGCAAATCAAAGACCCCCTCCCCACACACAACTTCATCGGAAACAACTTTACCCCCTCGACCGCCACAAAGTGGATTGACGTCCATGACCCTGCCACGAACAATGTTGTGACTCGCGTGCCAGAGTCTACAGACGAGGAGCTCCGCGCAGCCGTCAAGGCCGCACAGGATGCCTTTCCTGCCTGGAAGAACACGAGTATTCTGCGCCGCCAGCAGATCATGTTTGAGTTTACACGGCTGATCCGTCAGAACTGGGACCGTCTTGCCTCGTCTATTACTCTGGAGCAGGGCAAGACGTTTGCTGATGCCCGTGGTGATGTCCTTCGAGGCCTTCAGGTTGCCGAGACGGCTTGCGGTATCACTACACAAATCACTGGAGAGGTTTTGGAAGTTGCTAAGGATATGGAGACTCGTAATGTTCGAGAGCCTCTCGGGGTTGTTGCCGCCATCTGCCCCTTCAGTAAGTGCCAAAACCAATAGACACGCAACATCAGGAGATGTAAGCTGACTCTTATGTCTTTTAGATTTCCCTGCCATGATTCCACTGTGGTCCATCCCAATTGCGACTATTACCGGCAACACGCTCGTCCTCAAACCATCGGAACGCGACCCGGGCGCTGCCATGATCCTTGCCGAGATTGCAAAGGAGGCAGGCTTCCCTGAGGGAGttgtcaacatcatccacGGAACGCACCGTGCGgtcaacttcatcatcgacgagcCCGCTATCAAGGCCATCAGCTTTGTCGGAGGCAATGCCGCTGGAGAGTATATCTACTCCAGGGGCTCAGCCAACGGTAAACGTGTTCAGGCCAACCTCGGAGCTAAGAACCATGCCGTCGTCCTGCCAGACTGTAATAGGAAGAGCACCATCAATGCTATCACTGGTGCTGCCTTTGGTGCCGCTGGCCAACGATGCATGGCCCTGAGCACTGTCGTTCTCGTCGGTCCCGACACCAAGTCGTATGTCGACGACCTCGTCTCAGCAGCTAAGCAGCTCAAGACAGACGGAGGCTTTGAAGAAGGTGCCGACCTCGGACCCGTCATTAGTCCAGAGTCCAAGTCGAGGATCGAATCATTGATTGCCtcagctgaggaggagggcgcaCAGATTGTTCTCGACGGTCGCGGGTACGCTCCCGATAAGTACCCCTCGGGCAACTTCATCGCCCCAACCATCATCACAGGGGTGACCCCGAGCATGAAGTGCTACACCCAAGAGATCTTCGGACCCGTGCTGCTGGTTCTCGAGGCCCCTaccctcgaggctgccacagacctcatcaaccagaaCGAGTACGGCAACGGAGTAgccatcttcaccaactCGGGCAGCAAGGCCGCCTGGTTCCAGAAGAACATTGAAGCCGGTCAGGTCGGAGTCAACGTTCCTATCCCAGTGCCCCTGCCCATGTTCAGCTTCACCGGCAACAAGAAGAGCGTGGCGGGTGGCGGCACGAGCACCTTTTACGGAAAGCCCGGGCTCAACTTTTACACCCAGACAAAGACCATCACGACTCTATGgagaggcgaggaggaagctgacAACGGAAAGAGCGTCAACATGCCGACGCAGAGCTGAACAAATA is a window from the Fusarium keratoplasticum isolate Fu6.1 chromosome 5, whole genome shotgun sequence genome containing:
- a CDS encoding MFS domain-containing protein, with the protein product MTPSISHTDAPDGLRKHLTTALVISVCVVDSVAIAYDGSLMGSLNVMKAYQNYFELTTSTTAVNTCATFLGAILVGPFTGMLIDWKGRKIGLYAACIVNILGAAIAGGAINIAMFIAGRIIIGIGVGLGQTAAGTYVAETTAPSVRPTALGLYFSCWAVGSLLAAGISYGTSGLEPSNWTWRIPSILQAAPPLAVLCLIPFVPESPRWLAYQDRREEALKVLARVNGADEQHPQVQTQYREVIGTLEYEKNEGRSVSIADMLKNRANRKRLLLALSVAPLAMLTGSNIITYYFGSMLTQAGLGDSVTQLKVNVCLSSWQLVVAVCGSFMAERLGRRFLALFSLGLCSIFFYLLAGLTAKFGTSHNLAGTYGTIACIFLFLGAYSFGITPLTAMYAPEVLPYNMRANGIAMQGILIKSCGVLVTMAFPYMMEAIGWKTYIVNASWNILMWLYIYFQWVETKGLTLEEIDVLFDGEMHVHQDLDLEAVKSGDVKTLHVGQ
- a CDS encoding Zn(2)-C6 fungal-type domain-containing protein, giving the protein MPRQSGTKVERTRTFTGCRTCRSRHAKCDEAQPECGTCRRLGLTCGGYGARLFWITDDAVRPELQQSHRGSEYRYPLFSEVDRRLMSAELSDSLGKQSAMDILADIDSACDKLAGGNSAMIKGPFGVFQSIEEPSPADVLTSSPDTENSNTNTYPDTDSFIEEVQRHDWPTHIGDDLDLFTGPLDPSLSLNPEEPTGSEQVLLPDSTMTNFFLDNSMGVEGLALFSPNFISQAMEIEAAGHGDSHADDHGDSAFNHLENEVMPCPRGLPQANGGHLGLPEEAEPLLRYYKKHVAGERTSMQAKRKSPWEIIFLPCALETFAELSLWNEASHTRSTIFYTLLAHSALQLHLSNKPSTFSCDWKEIGIRNHERAQHHLRNALQLEMFGPKQANYKELLMAILGMAMTSLHNGTRAFRVFLLDAERLIRLRGLINQNPFKTRLLHHMYTHLRVIAESISLCADPPSDTSDENNTRDLTHGRTFRITEDALNIGLDPAQEKTDEMGYNDIHLEIQGRWSHTLFPVIYGIPESLMTLLSQTVSLSNEKARLENVARCNPGVSVALARHTKTLENRIWAWTLALDPLGPPKPTRLDQDLMAHPQVRSMALAIHQALIIYFYRRVYDMNAMILQDLVKKTLDFLEPCLGELIGDQDFATSLAWPAFVAACEAVSPDLQERALKCLSVTDDKGIYFTPKPAKVIVPMIWDKRKESGDWTTSWQSLLSDSLL
- a CDS encoding FMN hydroxy acid dehydrogenase domain-containing protein: MANRGVSWDPHVHTIADLKDLGSKKLPKMYRDYFNEGAMDLVTLRDNEEAYNRYKIRPRILVNVDNVDISTEIFGCKTALPLGFSPAAMHRLAHPDGEIATSRAAAKIGICMGLSSYATASLEDVAAQGSGNPYVMQLCVLRDRETTLQMLRRAEASGYKAIFLSVDVPMLGRRLNEYRNNFVLPDDMAWPNLLSDGKSELSGSSEDLTQSKHDFDPSLDWDTAIPWLRQHTKLQLWIKGVYAAEDVQLAIKYGLDGVVVSNHGGRQLDGVPATLDALRECVIAANGKIPVAVDGGIRRGTDIFKALAMGASHCFVGRIPIWGLAYNGQEGVELALKILMYEFKLAMALAGCRTIKDISRSHLAFLNSEGILAKL
- a CDS encoding Methylmalonate-semialdehyde dehydrogenase; this translates as MIKASDFTTPCFFRHQTNSTVNLVAAMKSARAIRRIPRSLTPRVTSRSAHSIFNRPSPTSHEQIKDPLPTHNFIGNNFTPSTATKWIDVHDPATNNVVTRVPESTDEELRAAVKAAQDAFPAWKNTSILRRQQIMFEFTRLIRQNWDRLASSITLEQGKTFADARGDVLRGLQVAETACGITTQITGEVLEVAKDMETRNVREPLGVVAAICPFNFPAMIPLWSIPIATITGNTLVLKPSERDPGAAMILAEIAKEAGFPEGVVNIIHGTHRAVNFIIDEPAIKAISFVGGNAAGEYIYSRGSANGKRVQANLGAKNHAVVLPDCNRKSTINAITGAAFGAAGQRCMALSTVVLVGPDTKSYVDDLVSAAKQLKTDGGFEEGADLGPVISPESKSRIESLIASAEEEGAQIVLDGRGYAPDKYPSGNFIAPTIITGVTPSMKCYTQEIFGPVLLVLEAPTLEAATDLINQNEYGNGVAIFTNSGSKAAWFQKNIEAGQVGVNVPIPVPLPMFSFTGNKKSVAGGGTSTFYGKPGLNFYTQTKTITTLWRGEEEADNGKSVNMPTQS